TTGCAATCTATTTCTGAATTGTTATCTGCCTGAAGTAATTTTAAACTTATAACAGCATCATTAATATTAATACTTTTATCAAATATGAATTCAATTTCAGGAGAAATCTGAATAAATTCGGAGCTGTCTTTTATTGATGTATAAAGGAATTTCACTGAACTTGTATCAATGTCTATTGTCGCTCTGAACTTAGCTGCATTAGTCGAATCTGTAATCATATTTCCGACAGTATCTCTTACAGCAAATTCAGCATCCGGTCTACAAATGACATTCCAAACAAGCCCGGTGTCAAGGTTCTGTTTTGTTATAATTTCAACACGCGATTTATTCTCAAAATGAAGTGCTGCGGATATAATTTCTACTTCTTCTTGCTTATTTTCACTGATAATTTTGAATGATTCTTTTGAAATAAACTCCGGATTAACCGGCTCTGAGAAGGTGATGCGTATATAATTGCCAAAAACAGCTTCTGTCTGATTAATTGTTGGACCAATGTCATCTTTCGGCAGTCCAATTTTTAGAATTGTGGGCTCGGATTTGGAATTTACGACTTTCAAGTCGTGAATTCCTGTAGCGAAGTCATCACCTGAATCGAATAAATCATTTTTGAATTGATCCCGAATAGCAAAGAATCTGTAAGTCGCATCTTTAAGTGCAGGAATTCTGAACTCACCGCTTGTACCAAGCTGCAATTTATAATCCGGTTTAGTAATTGCAGGGTTTAAAGTATCGGGATTAATATTGTCAATATTATATGCGAAAATGTAAGCACCGGCAGGCTTATTATCATATACTTTTCCTGCTATAAAACCTGAGTCTATCTTCGAACCCGCTGAAAATATCAGCGAAAAAGACTTTTCGGGCATATTATTATACAAGTCTTTGTATTCTGTACCAAGAGTTACGGAATAAGTCACAGTTGAATCCAAATCTTCAGGAAGTTCAATTTTAAGAGTTTTACCACTCCAGCTGTACTTAACCGGTACATTCGGTGAAACTGAAATATTCTGAAGCACTCCACCTCTTTCCATATATTTTGAAAATTTCAGCAGTATAGTTCTCTTATTAAAATTAATTGTTTGATTTTCAGGAAAAATCTCCACTATCTCCGGTGGTGTAGTATCAGGTGGTCCGCCACTTGGCGGCTGAACATTCGCGCAACTAATAACAATAAATATTACTAATATGTAGATTATGTGTCGAAAAAGTGATATATTTGAACTTCGCATTATAAATATTTTTCAAATTAAAATTTTAGAAAAACTAAAATAACAAATTTATTCATAAGAATAATGAAATTATTAAAAAACTTCAAGGCTAAAGAAGGCAAATTATATAATACTTATAAAAATTTGCTCGAACTCAATGACAGATTAGACGCTCACCATACCTTTATGTTAGCGTCCGGAATAGCTTTTAATCTGATTATATATATGATTCCGCTTTTTTTGCTTGTGATTTATATTATTAAAGTTGTATTTGACCTTGATGTATTTATAGATACGATAGAAAAACTTCTGATAGACTATCTTCCTCCTACAGTAAATAATGCGGATTTTGTTCATACAATTATTGAAGAGGTTGGATTAATTACCGAGCATGCTGCATTATTTGGTTGGATTGGTGTTATCGGTTTACTATGGATTTCATCTTTTTTAATAAGCTCTATAAGAATAAGTTTAAATACAATATTTCATGCAGAAACAAATCGTTTTTTTTTGATATACTTTCTGAAGGATATATTCCTGACAATTGCTATATCAATTCTGATACTTCTTTATTCTTATGCAATACCACTTGTCAATTTCCTGATTGATTTTGTTGACAGTATGTCACTTCCGATATTGGATGGTGTACTGTCTCATGTGATATTGACAAGTGCTTCAATATTGACATCATTTATTCTGTTTATATTTATATATAAAGTCGTACCCAATACAAAACTTCCCAGAAAGGTAGTTCTGATTGCCACCACTATTAGTGTGGTAGCAATCGAACTTGCTCGTTACATTTTTGCCTGGTACTTGGGTTCATTCAGTAATTACGGCAAATTTTACGGCACTTATGCTGTAATAATTTCAATGTCAATCTGGATTTACTATTCAGCATTAATTATCTTACTCTCAGCC
This window of the Ignavibacteriota bacterium genome carries:
- a CDS encoding Ig-like domain-containing protein, with amino-acid sequence MRSSNISLFRHIIYILVIFIVISCANVQPPSGGPPDTTPPEIVEIFPENQTINFNKRTILLKFSKYMERGGVLQNISVSPNVPVKYSWSGKTLKIELPEDLDSTVTYSVTLGTEYKDLYNNMPEKSFSLIFSAGSKIDSGFIAGKVYDNKPAGAYIFAYNIDNINPDTLNPAITKPDYKLQLGTSGEFRIPALKDATYRFFAIRDQFKNDLFDSGDDFATGIHDLKVVNSKSEPTILKIGLPKDDIGPTINQTEAVFGNYIRITFSEPVNPEFISKESFKIISENKQEEVEIISAALHFENKSRVEIITKQNLDTGLVWNVICRPDAEFAVRDTVGNMITDSTNAAKFRATIDIDTSSVKFLYTSIKDSSEFIQISPEIEFIFDKSININDAVISLKLLQADNNSEIDCNIIHTGGIIKLIPAKPLADSKWFRVEAEMKQVASYSNNLTIDTAFSFHFKTLDLKVRGNVSGVVEFEKEICDYTKYIILKHINGKDIYSMALNDNNEWSFKHIETGDYTAEVFCDVNEDGKYSYGNLYPFQFSEPFVIFENEIKVKPRWTLENVILKVKDTHEH
- a CDS encoding YihY/virulence factor BrkB family protein, producing the protein MKLLKNFKAKEGKLYNTYKNLLELNDRLDAHHTFMLASGIAFNLIIYMIPLFLLVIYIIKVVFDLDVFIDTIEKLLIDYLPPTVNNADFVHTIIEEVGLITEHAALFGWIGVIGLLWISSFLISSIRISLNTIFHAETNRFFLIYFLKDIFLTIAISILILLYSYAIPLVNFLIDFVDSMSLPILDGVLSHVILTSASILTSFILFIFIYKVVPNTKLPRKVVLIATTISVVAIELARYIFAWYLGSFSNYGKFYGTYAVIISMSIWIYYSALIILLSAEISKFIYDKSLTKSK